The genomic segment CTCACTAGCAGCTCCGGGTCGGTACGCCCACCCTCACTTCTTCCACTCTTCCCATTCGGTCTCTACTTTCTTCTCCGCCTCGCCCGTCTCGCCGCCCGCGGCGCCTTTCATCTCCTGGGCCGCCTCCCGCGCCGCCTGGGCTGCCTCCGAGGCCGGTCCCCGCATCTCGTGGGCGACGTCCCTGACGGTGCCCCGCATCTGCTCCATGACCTTGGGGATGGTCTCGACGACAATCGGGATCGTCTCGCTCACCGCCTCTGCCAGCGGACTGAGTTTGCGGAGCGAGAGCAGCTGCACGCCCTCCCGTCCGCGGACATCCTTGTGCAGCACGACGATGGCGGTCGGGTTGAGGGCTGCACCGGCACCGGTGCCAGAACCGCCGGAGTTCGCTCCGGACCGGCCGTCTCCGCCGCCGAAACCGAATCCATATCCGGCAATGGGGATGATCACTTTGTTCTCCGCCTCGACCGGTGGCCCCATGATATTGCTGGCGCACAGGAGCGAGCCCAGGATTTCTGTCGTCGTCTTCAGCATCTCTTCGCCTGGCAATGATATCACCGCTACCCACTACGCAAATGTCATATAAATACCTTTCTGGATTGGATGCGTCTCCTTCCCCAAACGAGGGATGATATGAGGCCCGGGAAGGTTTTCCCTCGAGAAAACGGCCCGGGCACATCCGAACGCTCTCCCGCCCGGCCGGGATCGTGCGTCCGGAAAGGGCGAATCCGTGCAGGCAGACGGCGCTGGCGTGCAGGCGCCGGTAGTATTGATTAAAAAAATACCTGATTAGTCACATGAGTTGCATAATGTATATATTAATACACTGCATACAGGAGATCTATGCAGACGAAAATCCTCCTGAGTGAGGACCAGATGCCGCGGCAGTGGTACAATATCCAGGCAGATCTGCCCGCGCCGCTGGATCCGCCCCTGCACCCGCAGACGCAGCAGCCCGTCACGCCCGACGATCTGAAGGCCATCTTCCCGATGGAGCTGATCCTGCAGGAGGTCAGCACCACCCGGCACATCGATATCCCGGAAGAGATCCTGGACGTCTACCGCCTCTGGAGACCGAGCCCTCTCTACCGGGCGAGGCGCCTGGAGCAGCATCTCAAGACTCCCGCGCGGATCTACTACAAGTATGAGGGCGTGAGCCCGGCCGGCAGCCACAAGCCCAATACTGCCATTGCCCAGGCATACTACAACATGAAGGAGGGGAAAGAGCGCCTGGCGACCGAGACCGGAGCCGGCCAGTGGGGATCGGCGCTCGCCCTGGCCACCCAGCTCTTCGGCCTGGAGTGCACGGTGTACATGGTCCGCGCCAGCTACCTCCAGAAACCCTACCGCAAGATGATGATGCAGGCCTGGGGCGCCGAGTGCCTCCCGAGCCCCACGACCCGCACGGCCTCCGGGCGGGCGGTGCTCGAGAAGGATCCGGACACCTCGGGAAGCCTGGGGATCGCCATCTCGGAGGCGGTGGAGGATGCCGCGACCCACGAGAACACCAACTACGCACTCGGCTCCGTGCTCAACCACGTCTGCCTCCACCAGACCGTCATCGGCCTGGAGACCCGCGAGCAGCTGGCGAGTGTGGATGCCTATCCCGACGTCGTCATCGGCTGCGTCGGAGGCGGGTCCAACTTCGCCGGCATGTCGTTCCCCTTCGCGGGAGACAAGGTGAAGGGGAAGCATCCCGACACCGAGATCGTTGCCGTGGAGCCCGCCGCATGCCCCACGCTCACCAAAGGGCTCTACACCTACGATTACGGCGACGTGGCCGGGCTGACCCCGCTCCTGAAGATGTTCACCCTGGGCCACGACTTCGTCCCGCCGCCGATCCACGCGGGCGGTCTGCGCTACCACGGGGATTCGCCGATCGTCTCGCGGCTGGTCCACGACGGGGTCGCCCGCGCCGTCGCCTACCACCAGAACGAGGTCTTCGAGGCGGCGGTCACGTTCGCCCGGACGGAGGGGATCATCGTCGCCCCCGAGGCCGCCCACGCGGTGAAGGCGACGATCGATGCCGCGCTGGAATGCCGTGCGACGGGCGAGGCCAGGACGATCGTCTTCAACAACTCCGGGCACGGGAACTTCGATCTCTCCGCCTACGAGGCATACTTCGGCGGGAAACTTGCGGATTACGAGTATCCCGTGGAGCTGATCCGGCAGGCGCTCGCCCGCATCCCCCGGGTCGCCTGAACCGCCATGCGCACCGTGGGATTCCTCATCAACCCCATCGCCGGCATGGGGGGGGCCGTGGGCCTGAAGGGGACGGACGGGCAGGTCGACGAAGCCCTCTCCCGCGGTGCGGTCCCGCAGGCCGGCAGCCGCGCAGTGCGGGCGCTCCGGGGACTGAAGGGCATCCGCTTTCTCTGCTGCTCCGGGGCGATGGGCGAGGAGGCCCTGCGGGAGGCCGGCATAGCCGATTATGCCGTGGCGTATACGGCGCCCCGCGTCACATCCGCCGAAGACACCCGGGCCGCCTGCCGCGCATTCCTGGCGAGGGGGGCGGACCTGATCCTCTTCTGCGGGGGGGACGGCACCGCCCGGGACGTGTTCGACGTCGTGGACCGGACCGTTCCCATCCTGGGCATCCCGGCCGGCGTGAAGATGTACTCGGCCGTCTTCGCCGTCACGCCGGACGCCGTGCGGGAGATCCTGGACCTGCCCGATCCCCCCCTGCGGGACTCCGAGGTGATGGACGTGGACGAGGAGGCCTACCGTGACGGGGTGCTCGCCACCCGCCTGCACGGGTATGCCCGCACCCCGTATATCCCCAGCGCCGTCCAGGCGGGCAAGGCCGTCTTCGAATCGTCGGACGAGGAGCGGGCAAAAGAGGAGATCGCCCGCTTCATCGCCGAGGTGATGCTGCCGGATACGCTGTATATCCTGGGGGCCGGCACCACGGTGGAGGCGATCGCCCGCCGCCTCGGGATCGGGAAGACCCTGCTTGGCGCGGATGCCGTGCTGAACGGACGGCTCGTCGCCCGGGATCTGGACGAGAAGGCCCTCCGGGAACTCGTGGAGGACGGAAACCGCTCCAAACTCATCGTCAGCCCCATCGGGGCCCAGGGTTTCATCCTCGGACGGGGCACGCAGCCGATCAGCCCCGCCGTGATCCGCCGGATCGGGATCGAGAACATCATCGTCGTCGGCACCCCCCACAAACTGCGGGAGACCCCGGCGCTCTACGTGGACAGCGGGGATCCCCGCCTCGACGCCGCGTTCGGGGACTCCGTGCTGGTCGTCTGCGGCTACCGCATGGCCCAGCGGAAGAGGATCGCCCACCCGCGCCGGGAAACGGCGGCGGCGCCGTGCTGATCCGCCCCGGGGTTCCGGCGGCTGGGACCGCCCCTTGAGGACGAA from the Methanomicrobiales archaeon genome contains:
- a CDS encoding spore germination protein GerW family protein, encoding MISLPGEEMLKTTTEILGSLLCASNIMGPPVEAENKVIIPIAGYGFGFGGGDGRSGANSGGSGTGAGAALNPTAIVVLHKDVRGREGVQLLSLRKLSPLAEAVSETIPIVVETIPKVMEQMRGTVRDVAHEMRGPASEAAQAAREAAQEMKGAAGGETGEAEKKVETEWEEWKK
- a CDS encoding TrpB-like pyridoxal phosphate-dependent enzyme, producing the protein MQTKILLSEDQMPRQWYNIQADLPAPLDPPLHPQTQQPVTPDDLKAIFPMELILQEVSTTRHIDIPEEILDVYRLWRPSPLYRARRLEQHLKTPARIYYKYEGVSPAGSHKPNTAIAQAYYNMKEGKERLATETGAGQWGSALALATQLFGLECTVYMVRASYLQKPYRKMMMQAWGAECLPSPTTRTASGRAVLEKDPDTSGSLGIAISEAVEDAATHENTNYALGSVLNHVCLHQTVIGLETREQLASVDAYPDVVIGCVGGGSNFAGMSFPFAGDKVKGKHPDTEIVAVEPAACPTLTKGLYTYDYGDVAGLTPLLKMFTLGHDFVPPPIHAGGLRYHGDSPIVSRLVHDGVARAVAYHQNEVFEAAVTFARTEGIIVAPEAAHAVKATIDAALECRATGEARTIVFNNSGHGNFDLSAYEAYFGGKLADYEYPVELIRQALARIPRVA
- a CDS encoding ATP-NAD kinase family protein translates to MRTVGFLINPIAGMGGAVGLKGTDGQVDEALSRGAVPQAGSRAVRALRGLKGIRFLCCSGAMGEEALREAGIADYAVAYTAPRVTSAEDTRAACRAFLARGADLILFCGGDGTARDVFDVVDRTVPILGIPAGVKMYSAVFAVTPDAVREILDLPDPPLRDSEVMDVDEEAYRDGVLATRLHGYARTPYIPSAVQAGKAVFESSDEERAKEEIARFIAEVMLPDTLYILGAGTTVEAIARRLGIGKTLLGADAVLNGRLVARDLDEKALRELVEDGNRSKLIVSPIGAQGFILGRGTQPISPAVIRRIGIENIIVVGTPHKLRETPALYVDSGDPRLDAAFGDSVLVVCGYRMAQRKRIAHPRRETAAAPC